ATCCGCACCTCGGCTTCGGCGGCGGAGGCCCGCACTTCTGCCTCGGCAAGTCCCTGGCCGTCATGGAGATCAACCTGATCTTCAACGCCCTCGCCGACGCCATGCCGGGCCTCACCCTGGTGAGCGACCCACGCCGACTGCGCTCGGCCTGGGTCAACGGCGTCAAGGAACTCCAGGTGAGCGCGGGCTAGGGCCGGTCGCATACTCGGGCCGGCGGCATCCCGGCGTCGCCGGCCCGTCCCCGCGTGAGGCAGGGGCGCATCCACGCCCCGCCCCTGTCTCCGCCCAGCGCCCGCCGTAGACTGCGAACGCAACTGCAACTACGACGGTGAGGCGTGCCGGTGCGATCCTGGCAGCGTTGTCTGGACGCGGCGGGAGTGGCCGGCGGTACGGACCGCGCCGCCTATCTGAAGGCCAAGCAGTTCATGCTGAGCCGGGAACCCGCCGGACATCTGGCCGTTCGGCTGCTGATCCCCGCCCACCTCCAGCCCCACGTCCTCGCCGGATACGCGTTCGCGTCGTTCACGGACGACCTGTGCGACCGGGGCACGGTGGCGGAGCGCACGCATCGCTACGCGGGCTGGGCCGAGCAGGTGCGCACGGCACTGGACACCGGAACCGCCCGACACCCCCTGCTGCGGGCCTTCCTGCACACCGCCGAGGCACGTGAACTGCCGCGCTCCTGGGTCGATTCGTACCTCGTCGGGGCCGAAATCGACCTGGACTTCGCCGGGTTCACGACCGAGGACGACTACCAGGCGTACATCGACACGCTCACCTGGCCGTTCCTCATGATCACCTCGGGCCTGTCGATGCCGGGCGGCGGCAGCCCGGCCTTCGCGGACAGCTGCCGGCTGCTCGCCGACGCCTGCCAGCGCACCGACTTCCTCACCGACCTGGCCGAGGACCTGGGCGAGGGCCGCCTCTACCTCCCCACCGACGACCTGGAGAAGCACGGCGTCGTACGGTCCGACCTGGAGCGCGGCCGAGACCTCCCCGGTGTCCGCTCCCTGCTCTCCGCGACCGCGGCGACAGCCCACGCCACCCTCCGCGAGGCCACCCGGATCATCGCCGAACTCCCGGAGGAACAGCGCCCGTTGACACGTTTCGTGATCCTCCTCCACGACCACCGTCTACGCCGGGCGACAGCGATGGGCGCGGCCGTCACCAGGGGGCCGGTCCGGGACAACCCGATCGAGTGCCTGCGCATACTGGCCCGGGCGCACCGTCCGGGCCTGGCGGTACCCGCGCTGGAAACGAACGCGCGCTGAGCCGCGCGTCTACGCCGCCCGGTGGAAGAAGAACGGGTCGATCGACGGCGGCACCAGCGTGACGTGGTCCAGGTCGAGCAACTGGTGGTGCACGAAGTCGGCATGGCGCTGATACGTCACACCCGCCGGGAAGTTGGCATGGTCGGGGGTGTTGTTCCCCGAGAAGACGCCGTAGAAGTCCCGGTCGATCGTGAGCAGCCGCATGTAGTCGCCCAGGAACGGCAGCCCCTGCCTCTGGGGAACGCCGGCGGGCGCCTGATGCAGCACCTGACGCTCCGCCGGTGTCTGCCAGCCGTCGCCGGTCAGCTCCACCGCCGTCACCCACTGAGCCTGCGTGAACTGCTGGTAGGCCAGTCCGGTCAGGGAGTCCGAATTCACCGCCAGCGCGGGGTTCTTGGCGTCGGTGATGGTCCGGACGTCGGCGGACCAGTGCCGGCCGCGGTCGGTCGAGTGCCGTACGTGCAAGGTGTAGTCGGTCCCGGTGAGGCCGCCGACGCGGTCGCACCACGCGACCCACACGCTGCCCGAGTCGGCGGGGTCCACCGCGATGGAGAGGTCACCGCCGAGGCGTTCCTGTCCCATGATCGCGTTGAACTTCACGAACCGCCTGGTCGCCACCCGCTGGCCGACGGTCTGGTCCACCGCGTCCGTCAGGTCCTGGAACCGGGTCGGCCCGACACCCCCGTTGTCGTCACGTGTGACCACCACGTCGAAGGTGACGTTCGACCCGTTCTTCGTCTGCCAGCTCTCGAAGGCGGCGTACACGGTCCCGTCGGGATGCAGGGCGATCCGTACCGGTGGCCCGTCCTGACCCGAGGTGGCGCGCGCCTCGATCGGGGTGGGTGTGAACCCGGCCGGTGCCGGCGCGGTTCGGGCGTCGACCGAGACGTCCACGGTCGCCGTCCGCGGGCTGTGCTGCCCGAAGTCGTTGTTGCCGACGTAGACGCGGTCGAGACTGCCGCCGTTCACACCGACGCTCCCGGCCACCACCCACGGCTGGTCCTCCTCGTCCCGCTGGACGAGAACCGCCATGGGCGCCGCCGAGCCGATATCCGGCGAGCGCAGGATCTGCATACGGGTGATGCCGGCCTCGGCTGCCTGACCGTTGAGGATGCCCGCGTACAGGGCGCCTCCCGTCGAGGCGAAACTGACCGAGATGTCACCGGTGCCGAGGCCGTCGGCGCCGCCGGGGACGATGCTGCGCAGCGTCCAGGTGTTGCCGCCGTCGGTCGAGACGTAGATCGGGGCGAGGGGGCCTCCCATCGGATCGGGGGTGAACGCGGTCGCGACCATCTCGTTCGGCCGCTCGGGGTTGACCGCGATACTCGGTTCACCGTCCTGGCTGACGTCGCCGCTCAGGGCGACGGGGGTGATGTTGACGACCTTGAGGGTGGACATGTGGGCTCACCTCCGCGCGGACTGCAGGGTTTCGAGCTTCTGCACCGGCTGGCGGTCGTCGGGATGGAGAAGCTGGTACGGCGCCCACTCGCTCAGGTCGCCCTCCGTGGCGTGCAGGATCCACATCCCCTCCTGCTGGGCCTTCGGCTTCGGCACCTTGTACCAGCGGAAGTCCAGGCTGTTGGGGTAGAGCACGGCGACCGGCCCCGGGGTCAGCTTTCCCCGCTCCACGTGCTCCACGTCGAGCTGCGCGCGCCACCAGTCGGGGGCGTGCTCCGAGGACGGCTCGTCGCCGATCTGCTCCAGCCCCACGACGGTGCCGACGACCACCGCGTCCGCCTCGTCGGCATGGGCGACCATGTCGGTGTCAGCGATGTCGCGCTGTACCGCGGAGAACGGCATCGCGTCGGCGGTCCTGGCCGCGAGGGACACATGCTCCTGGACGGCGTCGGCGGGCAGCCGGCCGACCTCCGTGACGGCGAGGCCCTCGCCGTAGACCGTTCCCCGGGTGAAGAACGCGGCTGCCTCTCCGACAACCGGCGGATCGATCTCGGCCGACAGCTGAACGGTGACCTCGCTGCCCGCGAGCCGCTTGAAGGCGTCCGGCGCGTGCAGTACCTCGTCCACCTGGACCACGGCCGTCCGTTCGTCGGCCGGCACGTCCGCCATCCGCGCGTCACCGAGACGGGTGACCGTCCCGAGGAAGCTCAGCGGGGCCTTGCGGACCAGTTCGGTGACATCCTCAGGCATGGCGATGCTCCTTTCCCCAGGGCACCGCTCGCCTACCGCGCGGCGGGAGCGGCGGCCGGATGGGTTCTGCGCCACTCGGTCCGCGCGCCGAGGGCGCACAGGACGGTGACCAGGGCCGTTACGGCCACGACGAGCCACTCGACCGCACCGCTCCCGGCGTCCGGCTCGAAGCCGAACACGATCTCGATCCAGTCGCGCCGGACGAGCGTCACCAGGAAGAGCAGCGCGGAGAGGCCGCCCAGGGCGACCTCCACCCAGAAGCGTCTACGCACCGGGTTCGGACGGTTCAGCGCGTTCAGGACACGGAAGACCATTTCGTAGCCTCCCCTCTCGGATTCGGCGCCCGTCCACACCACTGCCCGGAAAGCGGGAAGGGGACTGGGGCACCGCGGGGGACCTGGGACCTGCGTGGCTGTGCCGAACGCCGATCGCGCGCGGCGAGTGCCCGGGTGTATCGGTGTACACCTACGAGGAATATGTACTACGTACGTAC
This genomic interval from Streptomyces sp. B21-083 contains the following:
- a CDS encoding ABC transporter permease, yielding MVFRVLNALNRPNPVRRRFWVEVALGGLSALLFLVTLVRRDWIEIVFGFEPDAGSGAVEWLVVAVTALVTVLCALGARTEWRRTHPAAAPAAR
- a CDS encoding phytoene/squalene synthase family protein; its protein translation is MRSWQRCLDAAGVAGGTDRAAYLKAKQFMLSREPAGHLAVRLLIPAHLQPHVLAGYAFASFTDDLCDRGTVAERTHRYAGWAEQVRTALDTGTARHPLLRAFLHTAEARELPRSWVDSYLVGAEIDLDFAGFTTEDDYQAYIDTLTWPFLMITSGLSMPGGGSPAFADSCRLLADACQRTDFLTDLAEDLGEGRLYLPTDDLEKHGVVRSDLERGRDLPGVRSLLSATAATAHATLREATRIIAELPEEQRPLTRFVILLHDHRLRRATAMGAAVTRGPVRDNPIECLRILARAHRPGLAVPALETNAR